The genomic window CGCACCATCGCCAAGGCGGCGGGTGTAAGCCCGGCGCTGGTCATTCACCACTTCGGCTCCAAGGAAGGGCTGCGCAAGGCCTGCGAGGACTACATCGCCGAAGAGATCTACAGCAGCAAGTCCGAGGCGATGCGGTCCAAAGACCCGGCCACCTGGTTCGCGCAGCTCGCCGAGATCGAGGCCTACGCGCCGCTGATGGCCTACCTGGTACGCAGCATGCAGGCGGGCGGCGAGCTGGCAAACATGCTGTGGCGCAGGATGATCGACAACGCCTACGCGTACCTGGAAGAGGGCGTGCGCGCCGGGACGATCAAGCCCAGCCGCGATCCCCAGGCCAGGGCCAGGTATCTGGGCATCACCGGCGGCGGCGGCCTGCTGCTGTACATCCAAATGCACCATACCCCAACGGATTTGCGGACGGTCCTGCGCGACTACGCCCGCGACATGGTGTTGCCCGCCCTCGAGATCTACACCGAGGGATTGATGACGGACCGGACGATGTACGACGCTTTCCTGGCCGCCAATGATCAAGGAGAATCGCATGGCAATTGACAACTCCACCCAGACCGCGCCCATCGAGATCCACGGCCTGGTCAAGAACTTCGGCGCCGTGCGGGCCCTGGACGGCCTCGACCTGACGGTGCGCGCCGGCGAAGTGCACGGATTCCTGGGCCCGAACGGCGCCGGGAAGTCGACCACGATCCGGATCCTGCTGGGCCTGGTCAAGGCCGACAGCGGGAGCGTCCGACTGCTCGGCGGCGACCCGTGGACGGACTCCGTCGAACTGCACCGCCAGATCGCTTACGTGCCAGGCGACGTCACGCTGTGGCCGTCGCTGACCGGTGGCGAGACCATCGATCTGCTGGCCCGGATGCGCGGCGGCGTCGACTACCGACGCCGTGTGGAGCTGATCGAGCGCTTCGACCTCGACCCGCACAAGAAGACCCGCACTTACTCAAAGGGCAACCGGCAGAAGGTCTCCCTGATCTCCGCCTTCTCCTCGCGGGCTGGGCTGCTGCTGCTGGATGAGCCCAGCAGCGGCCTGGACCCGTTGATGGAGAACATCTTTCAGCAGTGTGTGGCCGAGGCACGCGACCGCGGCGTGACCGTCCTGCTGTCCAGTCACATCCTGGCCGAGACCGAGGCCCTGTGCGAAAGAGTGACCATCATCCGGGCCGGCAAGACGGTCGAAAGCGGGTCGCTGGACTCGATGCGTCACCTCAGCCGCACGTCGATCAAGGCCGAAATGATCGGCGATCCAGGCGATCTCAGCCAGATCAGAGGTGTCGAGGATATCAGCGTCGACGGCAACACGCTGCGCGCCCAGGTCGACGGCGATAGCCTCGGGGAACTCATCCGGGTGCTCGGCGACGCGGGGGTGCGCAGCCTAGTCAGTCAGCCGCCGACACTCGAAGAGCTCTTCCTGCGCCACTACGACACTGGGCGCAGCGACACCAGGGCATCGGCGTGATGAGCACCGCAACACTGCAACGGCCCGGCACCCCGGCAAGCCATGGGCCACACCGCAGTTCGAACTTCGCCGGAACAATCGGAATGCTGCGCCTGTATCTGCGCCGCGACCGCGTGTCACTGCCGCTGTGGGTGCTGCTGCTGTCGCTCCCGCTGGCCACCGTCTACGTCGGCAGCGTGGACAAGGTCTACCCCACCCAGGCCGCCCGCGCCGGGTTCGCCGCCTCCATCATGGCCAGCCCCGCCCAGCGCGCGCTCTACGGGCAGGTCTACAACGACAGCCTGGGGGCGGTCGGCATGTGGAAGGCCGGCATGTTTCACGTGTTGATCGCCGTCGCCGTCATCCTCACGGTGATCCGGCACACCCGAGCCGACGAGGAAGCCGGACGCACCGAGCTGATGGACTCGACGGCGGTCGGACGCTACGCGAGCCTGTCCGCGGCACTCATCCTGTCGTGCGGGGCCGCTGTGGCCACCGGCGCCATCGGCGCGGCGGGATTGCTCAACACCAGCGTCCCCGCCCGCGGATCGCTGGCCTTCGGGGCCGCGTTGGCCGGCTCCGGCGTCGTGTTCACCGCCGTCGCCGCGGTGGCCGCCCAGCTCTCACCCAGCTCGCGCTCGTCGCGCGGCGCCGCGTTCGCCGCCCTGGCAACCGCATTCACGGTGCGCGCCATCGGCGATGCCGGCTCCGGCGGGCTGACCTGGCTCTCGCCGTTGGGGTGGTCCCTGAAGGTCCGGCCGTACGCCGGCGATCACTGGTGGGTGCTGCTGCTGCACGTGATCACCGCGGCCGTCCTCACCGCGACGGCCTACGGACTCCTGGCCCGCCGCGACGTCGGCGCGGGGCTGGTCGCCGAACGCGCCGGCCCCGGCCGCGCGGCCGCGGCGCTGCGCGGCGTCTTCGGGCTGACGTGGCGGTTGGACCGCGCCACCCTGCTGCTGTGGACCGTCGGCCTGACCCTGTTCGGCCTGCTGATGGGCAGCGTGGCGCACGGCGTCAGCGACGAGTTGGGCGACGGCGCGGCGCGTGACATCGTCGCGCGGATGGGCGGCACCGGCGCTGTGGAGGAGGCGTTCATCACGGTCGCCTTCACGATGATGGGCATGGTGGCGGCCGCCTTGGCCACCTCGCTCACCCTGCGGCTGCACCAGGAGGAGTCCGCCCGGCGCGCCGAGACGGCGCTGGCCGGTGCCGTTTCGCGAACCCGTTGGCTGGCAAGCCATGTGGTGAGCGCGCTGCTCGGTTCCGCGGTGGCGGTGCTGCTGGCCGGCGTCGCGGGCGGGTTCGTCTACGGCATGGCGGCCGGCGACGTGCCCGGCAAGCTCGGGTTCGTCGCCGCGAGCGCGGCGATACAATTGCCCGCCGTCTGGCTGTCGTCGGCGATCACCGTCGGATTGTTCGGTCTCACATCGCGATTCACGCCGGTGACATGGGGCGTGCTGGTCGGCTTCGTCTCGGTGTACCTGATCGGTTCCCTGGCGGACTTCCCGCAGTGGCTGCTCGATCTCGAACCGTTCGGGAATCTGCCGCGGGCCGGGAGTGACTTCACGGCCGTGCCGTTGCTGTGGCTGCTGGCCATCGACGCGGCGTTGATCGTTATCGGGGTCGTGGCGTTTCGTCGACGCGACCTGCGTGGTTAGCCGCCATGAACACCGGGATCCGCATCGCGGCGTCGTCGGTGCTGGGGACGGCCACCATGGCGGTGATCTTGTTCGCACCCGCCCGAACCCTGAACTATTGGCAGGCTTGGGTTTTCCTCGCCGTGTTCACGGCGGCCACGCTGCTCCCCAGCATTTATCTGGCCCGGACCAACCCCGCCGCGCTGCGGCGACGTATCCACGCCGGGCCGCGCGCGGAGACCCGACCGGCCCAGAAGATCATCATCGTCGCATCGTTTTTCAGCATGGTCGCGACGATGGCGTTCAGCGCGCTCGACCATCGGTTCGCCTGGTCGCCGGTGCCCGCATGGGTTTGCGTCCTCGGCGATGCGCTGGTGGTGGTCGGGCTGGGCGTCGCCCAGCTTGTGATCGTCCAAAACGGTTATGCCGCAGCCACCATCACCGTGGAAGCAGGCCAGACGTTGACCACCGACGGCCTCTACGGATTCGTGCGGCATCCGATGTATGCCGGGGACGTGGTCATGATGGTCGGGATGCCTCTGGCCCTCGGCTCGTACTGGGGGCTGATCTTCGTCATCCCGGGCGCCGTGGCGCTGGTACTGCGCATTCTGGACGAGGAAGAACTGCTCACTTCCGAACTGCCCGGATACCGCGAATACGCGCAACGAGTGCGCTATCGACTGCTGCCGTACGCGTGGTAGCGACGAGCGGGCTCTAGGGTGTTGGGCGTGGCGCGACACAAGCCGCCCGCCCTGGATGCGCCCTGGCGTCGCCCCGGCGCCCTGCGGTACGCGGTGCAGCGGATTCGCGGTTTCGCCCGCCCGCCCATCACGGTTACCGAGGCGCCGACCGACATCGTCATCGACCGCGACGTCGAAGTGCCAACCCGCGATGCGACGGTATTGCGGATCAACGTCTTTCGAAACGGAGACAACGCCAGGCCCGTCATTGTCAGCATCCATCCCTACCGCAAGGACAATCTGCCGGCTTGGCAGGGCAAGAGGTCGACATTCTCGATCCGCTACCGCGCGTTGCGCCAACCCACACCGGTCACCTTCTCCGCCCTGACCGGGTGGGAGGCCCCCGACCCGGCCTGGTGGGTGCCCCAGGGTTTCGTCGTGGTCAACGCCGACTCGCGCGGCTGCGGCCACTCCGAGGGCGCCGGCAAGCTGCTATCACAGCAGGAGGCGCGGGACACCTACGACCTGGTGCAGTGGATCGCCGAACAGCCCTGGTGTGACGGCAATGTCGTCATGCTCGGCGTGTCCTACCTGGCGATGAGCCAATACGCCGCCGCAGCCGAGCAACCGCCGGCGTTGCGCGCCATCTGCCCGTGGGAAGGGTTCACCGACGCCTACCGCGACCTGATGTTCCCCGGCGGCGTACGCGAGACCGGTTTCTCCCGGCTGTGGTCGGGCAGCCTGAGTCGCGCCACCCGGCAGACCTACGACTTGGCGCGCATGCAGGACGAGCACCCGCTACGCGACGACTTCTGGCGCTCGGTCACTCCCGACCTGTCAGCGATCACCGTGCCCATGCTGGTCTGCGGCAGCTTCTCGGACAACAACCTGCACAGCCGGGGATCGATGCGGGCATTCACCCGGGTCGGGTCCACGCACACCCGGCTGTACACCCACCGCGGCGGCAAGTGGACCACCTTCTACTCCGAGGCCGCCCGGGCCGAGCAGCTGACGTTCTTTCGCGCCGTGCTGGACGGCGCGCCGGCTTCGCGCAGTGTGCGGCTGGAGGTGCGCGAGGACCGCGACACCGTCACGGCCGTGCGCGAGGAAGCCGAGTGGCCGCTGGCCCGCACGCATTGGCGGCCTTTGTATCTCGCCGGTTCCGGAGTCCTGGCGCCCGAGATGCCGACCACCGCGGGCCACATCACCTTCCGAACCCGTTCTCGTGCGGCGGCATTCACGTGGACGGCCCCCGCCGATGTCGAGCTGACCGGACCGATGGCGGCGCGATTGTGGGTCGAGCTCGACGGCATCGAGGACGCGAACCTGTTCGTCGGCGTCGAGAAGTGGCGGGACGGAGAATTCGTCGAATTCGAGGGGTCCTACGGTTACAGCCGCGACCGGGTGACCGCCGGCTGGCAGCGGGTCGCTCTGCGCGCGCTGGACCCCGAAGTGTCGCGACGCTGGGAGCCGGTCCCGACTTGCACGCAGCCGCAGCCGGTGTCCGCCGGCGAGGTGGTGGCCGTCGACGTTGCGCTGGGCCCGTCGGCGACGCTGTTTCGCGCTGGCGAGCAACTGCGGCTCGTGGTCGCCGGGCGCTGGCTGTCCCCGCGCAACCCGCTGACCGGCCACTTTCCCGTGTCCTACGCCAGCTCCGAGCGCGGCCGCGTCACGCTGCGCTGGGGCCCGGGCCACGACGCCCAGCTGCTGGTCCCCGAGATCCCCGCACAGCGGAACGGCTAAACCCAGACGCCCTTGCCGACCGCGACCACGCCGCCGGAGCTGATCGCGAAGCGTTCCCGGTCTTTCTCCAGGTCAACTCCGACCATCTCGCCGGGCCCGATGACGACGTTCTTGTCCAGGATCGCGTGCCGCACCACCGCGCCGCGGCCGACCCGCGTGCCCGGCATGATCACGCTGCCCTCCACGATCGCCCCGTCGTCCACCACGACGTTCGAGGACAGCACCGAGTTGCGGACCGAGGCGGCCGAGATGATGCTGCCAGCTCCCACGACCGACTCCTGCGCGGAGCCGCCGTTGACAAATTTCGCCGGCGCCAGGTTCTCGGTCGCACCGCGAATCGGCCAGCGCCGGTTGTACAGGTTGAACACCGGATGCACCGACACCAGGTCCATGTGCGCGTCGTAGAAGGCGTCCAGGGTTCCCACGTCGCGCCAGTAGGCGCGGTCGCGGTCGGTGGCGCCGGGCACCTCGTTGTCGGAGAAGTCGTAGACCGCGGCGATCCCGTCGCCGACCAACCGCGGGATGATGTCGCCGCCCATGTCGTGGTCCGAGTGATCGTCGTC from Mycobacterium shigaense includes these protein-coding regions:
- a CDS encoding CocE/NonD family hydrolase, encoding MARHKPPALDAPWRRPGALRYAVQRIRGFARPPITVTEAPTDIVIDRDVEVPTRDATVLRINVFRNGDNARPVIVSIHPYRKDNLPAWQGKRSTFSIRYRALRQPTPVTFSALTGWEAPDPAWWVPQGFVVVNADSRGCGHSEGAGKLLSQQEARDTYDLVQWIAEQPWCDGNVVMLGVSYLAMSQYAAAAEQPPALRAICPWEGFTDAYRDLMFPGGVRETGFSRLWSGSLSRATRQTYDLARMQDEHPLRDDFWRSVTPDLSAITVPMLVCGSFSDNNLHSRGSMRAFTRVGSTHTRLYTHRGGKWTTFYSEAARAEQLTFFRAVLDGAPASRSVRLEVREDRDTVTAVREEAEWPLARTHWRPLYLAGSGVLAPEMPTTAGHITFRTRSRAAAFTWTAPADVELTGPMAARLWVELDGIEDANLFVGVEKWRDGEFVEFEGSYGYSRDRVTAGWQRVALRALDPEVSRRWEPVPTCTQPQPVSAGEVVAVDVALGPSATLFRAGEQLRLVVAGRWLSPRNPLTGHFPVSYASSERGRVTLRWGPGHDAQLLVPEIPAQRNG
- a CDS encoding TetR/AcrR family transcriptional regulator — its product is MRSADLTAAARIRDSAIRQFGEHGFGVGLRTIAKAAGVSPALVIHHFGSKEGLRKACEDYIAEEIYSSKSEAMRSKDPATWFAQLAEIEAYAPLMAYLVRSMQAGGELANMLWRRMIDNAYAYLEEGVRAGTIKPSRDPQARARYLGITGGGGLLLYIQMHHTPTDLRTVLRDYARDMVLPALEIYTEGLMTDRTMYDAFLAANDQGESHGN
- a CDS encoding methyltransferase family protein, which codes for MNTGIRIAASSVLGTATMAVILFAPARTLNYWQAWVFLAVFTAATLLPSIYLARTNPAALRRRIHAGPRAETRPAQKIIIVASFFSMVATMAFSALDHRFAWSPVPAWVCVLGDALVVVGLGVAQLVIVQNGYAAATITVEAGQTLTTDGLYGFVRHPMYAGDVVMMVGMPLALGSYWGLIFVIPGAVALVLRILDEEELLTSELPGYREYAQRVRYRLLPYAW
- a CDS encoding ABC transporter permease is translated as MSTATLQRPGTPASHGPHRSSNFAGTIGMLRLYLRRDRVSLPLWVLLLSLPLATVYVGSVDKVYPTQAARAGFAASIMASPAQRALYGQVYNDSLGAVGMWKAGMFHVLIAVAVILTVIRHTRADEEAGRTELMDSTAVGRYASLSAALILSCGAAVATGAIGAAGLLNTSVPARGSLAFGAALAGSGVVFTAVAAVAAQLSPSSRSSRGAAFAALATAFTVRAIGDAGSGGLTWLSPLGWSLKVRPYAGDHWWVLLLHVITAAVLTATAYGLLARRDVGAGLVAERAGPGRAAAALRGVFGLTWRLDRATLLLWTVGLTLFGLLMGSVAHGVSDELGDGAARDIVARMGGTGAVEEAFITVAFTMMGMVAAALATSLTLRLHQEESARRAETALAGAVSRTRWLASHVVSALLGSAVAVLLAGVAGGFVYGMAAGDVPGKLGFVAASAAIQLPAVWLSSAITVGLFGLTSRFTPVTWGVLVGFVSVYLIGSLADFPQWLLDLEPFGNLPRAGSDFTAVPLLWLLAIDAALIVIGVVAFRRRDLRG
- a CDS encoding ABC transporter ATP-binding protein, whose product is MAIDNSTQTAPIEIHGLVKNFGAVRALDGLDLTVRAGEVHGFLGPNGAGKSTTIRILLGLVKADSGSVRLLGGDPWTDSVELHRQIAYVPGDVTLWPSLTGGETIDLLARMRGGVDYRRRVELIERFDLDPHKKTRTYSKGNRQKVSLISAFSSRAGLLLLDEPSSGLDPLMENIFQQCVAEARDRGVTVLLSSHILAETEALCERVTIIRAGKTVESGSLDSMRHLSRTSIKAEMIGDPGDLSQIRGVEDISVDGNTLRAQVDGDSLGELIRVLGDAGVRSLVSQPPTLEELFLRHYDTGRSDTRASA